The following are from one region of the Rosistilla carotiformis genome:
- a CDS encoding DUF1552 domain-containing protein, with translation MNHRNLGRRELLRKLGVSAAAIPFLSNLPSIASAAKANRRKQRLVIMFSPNGTVPDEFWPDQEGSDFELKRILAPLQPYKDRLLTLHGICNKVKGDGDSHMRGMSCLLTGTHLFPGNIQGGSHTPAGWASGISIDQEIKNFLQSNPETQTRFGELLFGVNVGDRADPWTRLSYAGPNKPVAPIEDPYRMFEKMYGRVEDQATIRSVLDSVQEDLRRVRGLISREDRRLLDEHESFVREMEKELKAGGKQTYAVSVPELESGVKNENDNAPLLGKMQIELMVNGLANDMNRVAVLQYTKSVGGARMNWLGIDENHHSLSHEPDDNKAAKEKLVKINTWFCEQLVYLAKRLDETPEPGGQGSLLDNTTIVWTNELGKGNSHTLNNIPFVMLGGGLGFKMGRSLKYNKQNHNRLLAAIANGMGHEITTFGDPNLCSDGVLTDLS, from the coding sequence ATGAATCATCGAAACCTAGGACGTCGAGAACTGTTGCGCAAGCTGGGTGTCTCGGCGGCCGCGATTCCGTTTTTGAGCAATTTGCCCAGCATCGCTTCGGCTGCCAAAGCAAACCGCCGCAAGCAGCGACTGGTGATCATGTTCAGCCCCAACGGGACGGTCCCCGATGAATTCTGGCCCGATCAAGAGGGTTCCGACTTTGAGCTGAAACGGATCCTCGCACCGCTACAACCGTACAAAGATCGACTGCTGACGCTGCATGGCATCTGCAACAAAGTCAAGGGAGACGGCGACAGCCACATGCGTGGGATGAGTTGCCTGTTGACCGGAACGCATCTGTTTCCGGGAAACATCCAAGGGGGCTCACACACCCCGGCCGGCTGGGCCAGCGGCATTTCGATCGATCAAGAGATCAAGAACTTTTTGCAAAGCAATCCCGAAACGCAGACCCGATTCGGCGAACTGCTGTTTGGCGTCAACGTTGGCGACCGCGCCGATCCCTGGACTCGGCTCAGCTACGCCGGTCCCAACAAACCTGTCGCACCGATCGAAGATCCCTACCGGATGTTCGAAAAGATGTACGGCCGCGTCGAGGACCAAGCGACGATTCGCAGCGTCTTGGATAGCGTGCAAGAAGACCTCCGCCGGGTCCGCGGGCTGATCAGCCGCGAGGACCGCCGTCTGTTGGACGAACACGAATCGTTTGTCCGCGAGATGGAGAAGGAACTGAAAGCTGGCGGCAAGCAGACCTACGCCGTCAGCGTTCCCGAACTGGAATCGGGAGTCAAAAACGAAAACGACAACGCGCCGCTGCTGGGCAAGATGCAGATCGAATTGATGGTCAACGGTTTGGCCAACGACATGAATCGCGTCGCGGTGCTGCAGTACACCAAAAGCGTTGGCGGTGCCAGGATGAACTGGTTGGGGATCGACGAGAACCACCACTCGCTGTCGCACGAACCGGACGACAACAAAGCCGCCAAAGAAAAGTTGGTGAAGATCAACACATGGTTCTGTGAACAGTTGGTCTACCTGGCCAAGCGGCTCGACGAAACGCCCGAACCAGGCGGGCAGGGATCGCTGTTGGACAACACGACGATCGTCTGGACCAACGAACTGGGCAAGGGGAACTCGCACACGCTGAACAACATCCCATTTGTGATGCTCGGCGGCGGGCTGGGCTTCAAAATGGGCCGCTCTTTGAAATACAACAAACAGAACCACAATCGGCTGTTGGCAGCAATCGCCAATGGAATGGGACACGAAATCACTACCTTTGGCGATCCCAATTTGTGTAGCGATGGCGTGTTGACCGACTTATCATAA
- a CDS encoding Gfo/Idh/MocA family protein, with protein sequence MENQGSHRRSFIKTSAAVAAAASVIQAPAPARAAGSNERLRIGFIGPGGRGFGAHVKKLAQLHKDGANIELVALAEVYSVQRDRVADYIEKETGFKPAKYVDYREMIEKENLDAVAIGTPDHWHAKQTIDALEAGLHVYCEKPMTKTVEESLKVVDAWRKSGKVMQVGVQSTSLPVWDEVRELLQDGKLGKVLMYQTEYFRNSAQGQWRYYKLEPEMTPTNVDWKRWLGSDEGLAEEIPFDRAVYKQWRRFWPFGSGMYTDLFVHRTTAMLKATGLRFPARVVGAGGLYMEYDGRDVPDVATVAADFPEGVHGLVNATMCNQETRIQQLIRGHNGSFVFGNGEQFDGFDFVPERSQVTRIRDQKTERIATKPVADTTYAHFKNWIEACAAEEPLQCNNTPELGAAAIAVVTLGARSYREGTVFFFDGDSGKISTTDPGWAASWEKLSAARAPVKHIPGWRAGDTGSTLEEPDYMKLAGPWVDGKDPA encoded by the coding sequence GTGGAGAATCAAGGCTCTCATCGCCGCTCGTTCATCAAGACCTCCGCAGCGGTTGCTGCGGCTGCGTCGGTCATCCAAGCTCCCGCCCCTGCTCGTGCTGCTGGCAGCAACGAACGTCTGCGGATCGGTTTCATCGGTCCTGGCGGCCGCGGATTCGGAGCCCATGTGAAGAAGCTGGCTCAGCTGCACAAAGATGGTGCGAACATCGAACTTGTCGCTTTGGCCGAAGTCTATTCGGTGCAGCGCGATCGCGTCGCCGACTACATCGAAAAGGAAACCGGATTCAAGCCGGCCAAATACGTCGACTATCGCGAGATGATCGAGAAGGAGAATCTCGACGCCGTGGCGATCGGTACTCCCGACCACTGGCACGCGAAGCAGACGATCGACGCTCTCGAAGCGGGACTGCACGTCTACTGCGAAAAACCGATGACCAAGACGGTGGAAGAATCGTTGAAGGTCGTCGACGCGTGGCGTAAGTCGGGCAAGGTGATGCAGGTCGGCGTTCAATCGACCAGCTTGCCGGTATGGGACGAAGTGCGCGAGTTGCTGCAGGACGGCAAGCTGGGCAAGGTCTTGATGTACCAGACCGAATACTTCCGCAACTCGGCTCAAGGCCAATGGCGATACTACAAGCTTGAACCTGAAATGACGCCAACCAATGTCGATTGGAAGCGTTGGTTGGGATCCGACGAAGGCTTGGCCGAAGAGATCCCCTTCGACCGCGCTGTTTACAAGCAATGGCGTCGCTTCTGGCCATTTGGCTCGGGCATGTACACCGATCTGTTCGTCCATCGCACCACCGCGATGTTGAAGGCGACCGGCCTGCGATTCCCCGCTCGCGTTGTCGGTGCCGGTGGATTGTACATGGAATACGATGGACGCGATGTTCCCGACGTGGCAACCGTCGCCGCCGATTTCCCCGAGGGTGTTCACGGTCTGGTCAACGCCACGATGTGCAACCAGGAAACGCGAATCCAACAACTGATCCGTGGACACAACGGATCGTTTGTGTTCGGCAACGGCGAACAGTTCGACGGCTTCGACTTCGTTCCCGAACGATCGCAGGTCACGCGAATCCGCGATCAAAAGACCGAACGGATCGCAACAAAGCCTGTCGCCGACACGACTTACGCTCACTTCAAGAACTGGATCGAAGCTTGTGCGGCTGAAGAGCCGTTGCAGTGCAACAACACGCCCGAACTGGGAGCCGCGGCGATCGCTGTCGTCACCCTGGGTGCTCGCAGTTACCGCGAGGGGACTGTCTTCTTCTTCGATGGCGATTCGGGCAAGATCAGCACGACCGATCCAGGCTGGGCAGCCAGCTGGGAAAAACTGTCGGCTGCGCGCGCACCGGTCAAACACATCCCGGGCTGGCGTGCTGGCGATACCGGCAGCACATTGGAAGAGCCGGATTACATGAAGCTGGCTGGCCCATGGGTCGACGGCAAAGACCCCGCTTAA
- a CDS encoding PAS domain-containing hybrid sensor histidine kinase/response regulator → MFSTIKTTVNTLLRPFRWLAGRLPTRVRIVAALVAMVVVSFVGTLTLQVFPNPYVATMEGRATFTEALAMSATTLISSGNREGLKALLEGIVRRQPDIISIGLRKPNGSLHVEAGKHAKNWNARLLERRGGQVLSTDRQMVLPVYQRSDKWAELEIAFEPYKPFLGIEPWKLVLILVAPACFIQFYMFLGMILKQLDASGAVPTHVRDVLDNLGVGLVLLDLEYRVLLANPVIQADLKMSQRQLLGQSASDLNWIAEEDDALPWTETLRRGAPLSNRLLGIEVEGKHCMFSVNSTPIQTSEGTCQGVMVTFKDITTLEDHKRELAIAKDAAELANETKSQFLANMSHEIRTPMNAIVGFTDVLRRGLEQDPDRQLEYLDTIYSSGNHLVELINDVLDLSKIESAGVQLEIRECSPFQIVNEVVTVLTGKANDQGIQLSSSAAGEIPETIQTDPTRLRQILINLVGNAVKFTESGGVRVSFVVIDGAHGPQMRFDVIDTGIGMNDEQLQRIFSPFVQADSSVTRRFGGTGLGLSISKKFAEAMGGAITVVSEPGEGSVFSVLIDVGLLEGVRMVSGEEAAKVLRSRQRAAAEQGIASVRPGKILIVDDTPANVQLLRLVCDKAGLTVDTAENGQVAIDKAAENRYDIILMDMQMPVMDGYSATTELRKRGIATPIVALTGNALEEDRRRCFDVGCTAFLAKPVNIDELIKLLRELHGVGDLKQSTSRTTQPIAVVSSTKDRPEARIRSSLPMDLPEFQQVVAQFVDGLDRCVEELQQAFQSGDYEAVARNAHALKGTGGTVGFPQFTEPSRQLEDAAKQGDEAQLLASIEEIQQIARSVERPNSPKLAAPAV, encoded by the coding sequence ATGTTCAGCACAATAAAGACCACCGTTAACACGCTGCTGCGACCGTTTCGTTGGCTTGCAGGACGTTTGCCGACACGCGTTCGAATCGTCGCTGCGTTGGTGGCCATGGTTGTCGTCAGTTTTGTCGGCACGCTAACGCTGCAGGTTTTTCCAAACCCCTACGTCGCGACCATGGAAGGCCGAGCCACGTTTACTGAAGCGCTGGCGATGAGTGCGACGACCTTGATCTCGTCGGGGAACCGCGAAGGATTGAAGGCGTTGTTGGAAGGGATCGTGCGACGCCAACCCGACATCATTTCGATTGGGTTGCGAAAACCCAACGGTTCGCTGCACGTCGAAGCAGGGAAGCATGCGAAGAACTGGAACGCGCGTCTATTAGAACGCCGTGGCGGTCAGGTGCTATCGACAGATCGTCAGATGGTGTTGCCTGTTTATCAAAGGTCCGACAAATGGGCCGAATTAGAAATCGCTTTCGAACCCTATAAGCCGTTTTTGGGAATCGAGCCTTGGAAACTTGTTCTGATCCTTGTCGCACCCGCCTGCTTTATTCAGTTCTACATGTTTTTGGGGATGATCCTAAAGCAATTGGATGCCTCGGGAGCCGTTCCCACTCACGTCCGCGATGTATTGGATAACCTCGGCGTAGGGCTGGTCTTATTAGATCTTGAGTACCGCGTGTTATTGGCCAATCCAGTGATCCAGGCCGATCTGAAAATGTCGCAACGCCAGTTGTTAGGACAAAGTGCTTCGGACCTGAATTGGATCGCGGAGGAGGACGACGCGCTGCCTTGGACCGAGACGTTGCGACGTGGCGCACCGCTGTCCAACCGTCTGTTGGGGATCGAGGTCGAAGGCAAACACTGCATGTTCAGTGTCAACAGCACGCCGATCCAGACCAGCGAAGGGACCTGTCAAGGCGTGATGGTGACGTTCAAAGACATCACGACATTGGAAGATCACAAACGCGAATTGGCGATTGCCAAAGACGCTGCGGAATTGGCGAACGAAACGAAAAGCCAATTTTTGGCAAACATGAGTCACGAGATCCGTACGCCGATGAACGCCATCGTCGGTTTCACCGACGTCCTGCGTCGTGGGTTGGAACAGGATCCCGATCGGCAATTGGAATACCTCGACACGATCTATTCCAGCGGCAATCACTTGGTCGAACTGATCAACGATGTGTTGGACCTGTCGAAGATCGAATCGGCTGGGGTGCAGTTGGAAATTCGCGAATGCTCGCCGTTCCAAATCGTCAATGAAGTCGTGACCGTGTTGACGGGGAAGGCGAACGATCAAGGCATCCAATTATCTTCCTCCGCCGCTGGCGAGATTCCCGAAACTATCCAAACCGATCCGACCCGGCTGCGGCAGATTTTGATCAACTTGGTCGGCAACGCAGTCAAATTCACCGAATCCGGAGGTGTCCGCGTTAGCTTTGTTGTGATCGACGGAGCACACGGACCGCAGATGCGTTTCGACGTCATCGATACCGGGATTGGAATGAACGACGAACAGCTGCAACGGATTTTCAGCCCGTTTGTTCAAGCGGACAGTTCCGTCACGCGACGGTTCGGCGGCACCGGCCTGGGACTCTCGATCAGCAAGAAATTTGCCGAAGCGATGGGGGGCGCAATCACGGTGGTTAGCGAGCCTGGCGAGGGAAGTGTCTTTAGCGTATTGATTGATGTCGGTTTGCTCGAAGGCGTCCGCATGGTTTCGGGCGAAGAAGCGGCAAAGGTGCTACGCAGCCGCCAACGTGCTGCGGCCGAACAGGGAATCGCTAGCGTCCGTCCTGGCAAGATCCTAATCGTCGATGACACACCGGCCAATGTCCAATTGCTACGTTTGGTCTGCGATAAGGCAGGGTTGACCGTGGATACGGCTGAAAACGGTCAGGTCGCGATCGATAAGGCCGCCGAAAACCGGTACGACATAATCTTGATGGACATGCAGATGCCGGTCATGGATGGCTACAGTGCGACGACGGAGCTGCGCAAACGAGGCATCGCGACACCGATTGTGGCGCTGACCGGCAACGCGTTGGAAGAGGATCGCCGGCGGTGTTTCGATGTCGGTTGTACCGCATTCCTCGCGAAGCCGGTGAACATCGACGAATTGATCAAGCTGTTGCGAGAATTGCACGGCGTTGGCGATCTGAAGCAGAGTACCAGCAGGACGACGCAACCGATCGCGGTTGTATCCTCGACCAAGGACCGACCCGAGGCTCGAATCCGATCCAGTCTGCCGATGGACCTGCCCGAATTCCAACAGGTCGTCGCGCAATTTGTCGACGGTCTGGATCGCTGCGTCGAAGAATTGCAGCAGGCGTTCCAATCGGGCGATTACGAGGCCGTTGCGCGGAATGCTCACGCTTTGAAAGGGACCGGAGGTACGGTTGGATTCCCGCAATTCACCGAACCATCGCGTCAATTGGAAGATGCTGCCAAGCAAGGGGACGAAGCCCAGTTGCTTGCCAGCATCGAAGAAATTCAACAGATTGCCCGATCGGTTGAGCGACCCAATTCGCCGAAATTAGCCGCTCCAGCCGTGTGA
- a CDS encoding DUF1592 domain-containing protein gives MPTSPSVPLRSTQRGIALVICLLFCAATSAAEDPAAMAKRGKQLYVAQCASCHGDQGQGVNERYEEPLYGDLAAEELARVIHETMPSEKPEACVDQDALAVAKYMIGQFYTAEARAKNQPPRITMSRLTVEQYDNVLSDLVSHNDRIQLPQGNPGLKAQYYNARNTKADKLVIERVDPKIKFDFGQGSPGEKIGAEEFSIVWSGLVIADETGEYEFTVNTGNGIKLYVNDERKPLIDGWVSSGGEPRELTESIHLLGGRSYRLKLHFFKHRDKSASVELMWKPPHRPRQLIPSRSLRDQYARPLFVSTTPLPPDDASFGFPRGTAVSKSWDEATTAAAVDAAAAIVDQIDRLAKTKPDAGDRRKKIIQYCGQFVERAFRRPLDDEQRKFFVESQFDATDDISEAVKRCVILTLKSPRFLYPTTPFGEVDGYDVASQISFALWDSIPDQRLMKVAKDGQLMKPDAVRKEVVAAVGDARTRAKLRGFFRRWLSLERAEEMSKDSEQYPQFSPELVADLRLSLDLFLEEVFWGDAPDYRRLLLSDTMYVNQRIADFYKIPHPKDKDSDDGERFVSVSLKGEPRAGVVTHPLVLSALAYHNDTSPIHRGVFVTRNLLGRVLNPPPIATVFEAAAFDPHLTMREKVSELTKSSQCQGCHHVINPLGFSLENYDAVGQYRTTEKDRKIEAASDYKSVSGKVIRLEGARDLALHAAESEAAQKGFIRQLFEHLIKQPPAAYGAETLDRLHGSFVENNFNVRELMVDIVTIAALHR, from the coding sequence ATGCCCACATCACCCTCTGTTCCATTGCGGTCAACGCAGCGCGGGATCGCGCTAGTGATCTGTCTGTTGTTCTGCGCAGCGACATCCGCGGCAGAGGATCCCGCGGCGATGGCAAAACGCGGCAAACAGCTGTACGTCGCCCAATGCGCTTCGTGCCACGGCGACCAAGGCCAGGGAGTTAACGAGCGATACGAAGAACCGTTGTACGGCGATCTGGCAGCCGAGGAGCTGGCCCGCGTGATCCATGAGACGATGCCCAGCGAGAAGCCCGAGGCGTGTGTCGATCAAGACGCGTTGGCGGTCGCCAAGTACATGATCGGCCAATTTTATACCGCCGAAGCGCGTGCGAAAAACCAACCGCCGCGGATCACCATGTCGCGGTTGACGGTGGAACAATACGACAACGTGCTGAGCGACCTGGTCAGCCACAACGACAGGATCCAGCTGCCCCAAGGAAATCCCGGACTGAAGGCACAGTACTACAACGCGCGCAACACCAAGGCCGACAAATTGGTGATCGAGCGGGTCGATCCGAAGATCAAATTCGATTTCGGCCAAGGGAGCCCCGGCGAGAAGATCGGCGCCGAAGAGTTTTCGATCGTCTGGAGCGGATTGGTGATCGCCGACGAGACGGGCGAATACGAATTCACCGTCAATACGGGAAACGGAATCAAGCTATATGTTAACGACGAGCGCAAGCCGTTGATCGATGGCTGGGTCAGCAGCGGCGGGGAACCGCGCGAGTTGACCGAATCGATCCATCTGCTGGGAGGCCGCAGCTATCGGCTGAAATTGCACTTCTTCAAGCATCGCGACAAATCGGCGTCGGTCGAACTGATGTGGAAACCGCCGCATCGCCCGCGTCAATTGATCCCGTCGCGCAGCTTACGCGATCAATACGCGCGGCCGCTGTTCGTCTCGACCACACCGCTGCCTCCGGACGACGCCAGCTTTGGTTTCCCGCGCGGCACCGCGGTCTCCAAATCATGGGACGAAGCGACGACCGCAGCGGCTGTGGACGCGGCAGCGGCGATCGTCGACCAGATCGACCGACTGGCGAAAACCAAGCCGGACGCTGGGGACCGCCGCAAAAAGATCATCCAATACTGCGGCCAGTTCGTCGAGCGAGCGTTCCGCCGCCCGCTGGACGACGAGCAGCGGAAGTTCTTTGTCGAATCGCAATTCGACGCCACCGATGACATCAGCGAAGCGGTCAAGCGATGCGTGATCCTGACGCTCAAATCGCCAAGGTTCCTGTATCCGACAACTCCGTTTGGCGAAGTCGACGGGTACGACGTGGCATCGCAAATCTCGTTCGCTCTGTGGGATTCGATCCCCGATCAACGACTGATGAAGGTCGCCAAAGATGGCCAACTGATGAAACCCGACGCAGTGCGGAAAGAGGTCGTCGCGGCGGTCGGCGACGCGCGGACGCGGGCGAAACTGAGAGGCTTCTTCCGACGCTGGCTGTCGTTGGAACGAGCCGAGGAGATGTCGAAGGACAGCGAACAATACCCTCAGTTCTCGCCCGAATTGGTCGCTGATCTGCGGTTGTCGTTGGACCTGTTCCTGGAGGAGGTCTTCTGGGGCGACGCTCCCGATTACCGTCGCTTGCTGTTGTCCGACACGATGTACGTCAATCAACGGATCGCCGATTTTTATAAGATCCCGCATCCGAAGGACAAAGATTCCGACGACGGCGAACGATTTGTCTCGGTCTCGCTGAAGGGAGAACCACGGGCTGGCGTGGTCACGCATCCGTTGGTCCTTTCGGCCTTGGCGTATCACAACGACACCTCGCCGATCCATCGCGGCGTGTTTGTGACGCGGAACCTGTTGGGACGCGTGCTCAATCCACCGCCGATCGCCACGGTGTTCGAAGCGGCGGCATTTGATCCGCACCTGACGATGCGCGAGAAGGTTTCCGAACTGACCAAGTCGTCGCAGTGCCAAGGCTGCCACCACGTGATCAACCCGCTCGGCTTCAGCTTGGAAAACTACGACGCCGTGGGGCAATATCGAACGACAGAAAAGGATCGCAAGATCGAAGCGGCGTCGGATTACAAATCGGTCTCCGGAAAAGTCATCCGACTCGAAGGGGCACGCGACCTGGCGCTGCATGCGGCCGAGAGCGAAGCGGCTCAGAAGGGCTTCATTCGCCAACTGTTTGAACACCTGATCAAACAACCGCCGGCCGCCTACGGTGCGGAGACGCTGGATCGATTGCACGGCAGCTTTGTCGAGAACAACTTCAACGTCCGCGAGTTGATGGTCGATATCGTAACGATCGCCGCGTTGCATCGTTAA
- a CDS encoding TolC family protein, which translates to MAQTPETPKRLPTPAFSTPSRELPQVIGETPEPANLPRTTGGIRETPPLPMVPSIDSPPRTDSPKRLPALGASPAPTRLPQPTPQPRADLTIKETETQAPSPIAYPSTYPSTGMALDFATPPIPAVATPTLTIADHNALPARLEPMWWNAQVQQSIGIGPATLPISIDALVQSALINSVQIQSLLTEPKIRRATIGVEQAQFDWHSFIESQFDDKSDPIGSILTTGSVDGRFEDQTWAAAAGLRQNNRLGGKLEVAQNGGSQRNNSQFLIPNPQGTTRLELNYTQPLLNGAGRFVNESRIVLAQLDFGATDDRTQARIQDQLIDVTNAYWELYLSRSQLLQRRKLLESARQIYQTLQAREGVDVLQRQILRAQVAVTGREAEVIRAQTEIRNSQARLRRLINDPELVAAMALEWTPQDQPLDFRIDISATASAQIALASRPEISEAMQRVKALSVQADVARNDILPRLDLLVRTYVAGLEENADTLGSWNRQFTDGRPSYGVGMLYEFPIGNRAAKGRLQRSRLELSREIHDFESTVEQTLLEVDIAVRETQTAYREMASKQRAVYAAAAEVQYLDERWRTLPTQQDSAILLLENLLDAQQRLGTEESAFATAQVTYALSWISLRRAMGTLLSMDKEPIGERPPAIAPTPELLEAAPTEPVPPPQRLPATASRYEGRTDQHEGVPR; encoded by the coding sequence ATGGCTCAAACTCCCGAGACTCCCAAACGTTTGCCCACGCCAGCGTTTAGCACTCCGTCCCGCGAATTACCGCAGGTGATCGGTGAAACGCCCGAGCCGGCAAACCTTCCGCGAACGACAGGTGGGATACGAGAAACTCCCCCGCTGCCAATGGTTCCGTCGATCGATTCGCCGCCTCGTACCGATTCACCAAAACGCTTGCCCGCGCTCGGCGCATCGCCAGCCCCCACGCGTCTGCCACAGCCAACGCCACAGCCGCGGGCGGACTTGACGATCAAAGAAACCGAGACGCAAGCCCCGTCGCCAATCGCCTATCCCTCGACTTATCCATCAACAGGCATGGCGTTGGACTTTGCAACCCCGCCGATCCCCGCAGTCGCGACGCCGACGCTGACGATCGCAGATCACAACGCGTTGCCAGCGCGGTTGGAACCCATGTGGTGGAACGCTCAAGTCCAGCAATCTATCGGGATCGGGCCCGCGACGCTGCCGATTTCGATCGACGCTTTAGTGCAATCCGCACTGATCAACTCGGTGCAGATTCAATCGCTACTGACCGAACCGAAAATTCGACGCGCGACAATCGGTGTCGAACAAGCACAGTTCGACTGGCACAGCTTTATTGAATCGCAGTTCGATGACAAAAGCGATCCGATCGGAAGCATCTTGACGACCGGATCGGTCGACGGTCGCTTTGAAGACCAAACGTGGGCCGCAGCAGCGGGTCTACGCCAAAACAATCGGTTGGGTGGAAAGCTGGAAGTTGCTCAAAACGGTGGCAGCCAACGCAACAATTCGCAATTCTTGATCCCCAACCCGCAGGGAACGACACGGCTGGAATTGAATTACACCCAGCCCTTGCTCAACGGCGCCGGTCGGTTTGTCAATGAGAGCCGGATCGTGCTGGCCCAGCTCGATTTTGGAGCGACCGATGATCGCACGCAGGCACGAATCCAAGACCAATTGATCGATGTCACCAACGCGTACTGGGAACTGTACCTCAGCCGCAGCCAGTTGCTGCAACGTCGCAAGCTGCTCGAAAGTGCGCGGCAAATCTACCAAACCCTGCAAGCCCGCGAAGGCGTTGACGTACTGCAACGCCAGATTCTGCGAGCCCAAGTCGCGGTCACCGGTCGCGAAGCCGAAGTGATTCGCGCGCAGACGGAGATCCGAAATTCCCAAGCCCGGCTGCGCCGTTTGATCAACGATCCTGAACTGGTTGCTGCGATGGCACTGGAATGGACACCACAAGACCAACCGCTAGATTTCCGTATCGACATCTCTGCGACCGCGTCGGCGCAGATCGCACTCGCCTCGCGACCTGAAATTTCCGAAGCAATGCAGCGGGTCAAAGCCCTTTCGGTGCAAGCCGATGTCGCTCGCAATGATATCCTGCCGCGATTGGACCTGTTGGTGCGAACCTATGTCGCGGGCCTGGAAGAAAACGCCGACACCCTGGGATCGTGGAACCGTCAATTTACCGATGGCCGGCCAAGCTATGGCGTGGGCATGTTGTATGAGTTTCCGATTGGCAACCGCGCTGCGAAAGGACGCCTGCAACGCAGTCGTCTGGAGCTGAGCCGAGAGATTCACGATTTTGAATCGACGGTTGAACAGACGTTATTGGAAGTCGACATCGCGGTCCGCGAAACCCAGACCGCCTATCGCGAGATGGCCAGCAAACAACGCGCGGTCTACGCCGCGGCGGCCGAAGTCCAGTATCTCGATGAACGCTGGCGGACGTTGCCAACCCAACAGGACTCCGCGATCTTGTTGTTGGAAAATCTACTCGACGCCCAGCAGCGATTGGGGACCGAGGAATCGGCCTTTGCCACCGCTCAAGTGACCTACGCGCTCTCATGGATTTCGTTGCGCCGGGCGATGGGAACGCTGTTGTCAATGGACAAGGAACCGATCGGGGAAAGGCCCCCCGCCATCGCTCCAACGCCCGAATTGCTGGAAGCCGCTCCGACCGAACCGGTTCCGCCACCGCAACGCTTGCCAGCAACCGCCAGCCGATATGAAGGTCGCACGGACCAACATGAGGGCGTGCCCCGATGA